A DNA window from Labrus mixtus chromosome 4, fLabMix1.1, whole genome shotgun sequence contains the following coding sequences:
- the tpm1 gene encoding tropomyosin alpha-1 chain isoform X3 translates to MDAIKKKMQMLKLDKENALDRAEQAESDKKSAEDRSKQLEDDLVALQKKLKGTEDELDKYSEALKDAQEKLELAEKKAADAEADVASLNRRIQLVEEELDRAQERLATALTKLEEAEKAADESERGMKVIENRAMKDEEKMELQEIQLKEAKHIAEEADRKYEEVARKLVIIESDLERTEERAELSEGKCSELEEELKTVTNNLKSLEAQAEKYSQKEDKYEEEIKVLTDKLKEAETRAEFAERSVAKLEKTIDDLEEKLSHAKEENLDMHQMLDQTLMELNNL, encoded by the exons ATGGACGCCATCAAGAAGAAGATGCAGATGCTCAAGCTCGACAAGGAGAATGCCTTGGACAGAGCTGAGCAGGCCGAGTCAGACAAGAAATCAGCAGAGGACAGAAGCAAACAG CTTGAGGACGATTTGGTAGCTCTGCAGAAGAAGCTGAAGGGAACAGAGGATGAGTTGGACAAGTATTCCGAGGCTCTTAAAGACGCCCAGGAGAAACTTGAGTTGGCTGAGAAGAAAGCCGCAGAT gCTGAGGCAGATGTCGCTTCACTTAACAGACGTATCCAGCTGGTTGAGGAGGAGTTGGATCGTGCTCAGGAGCGTCTGGCAACTGCCCTGACCAAGCTGGAGGAGGCTGAGAAGGCAGCTGATGAGAGCGAGAG AGGCATGAAGGTCATTGAGAACAGGGCCATGAAGGACGAGGAGAAGATGGAGCTGCAGGAGATCCAGCTCAAGGAGGCCAAGCACATCGCTGAGGAGGCTGATCGCAAATATGAGGAG GTCGCCCGTAAACTGGTCATCATTGAGAGTGATCTTGAGCGTACAGAGGAGCGCGCTGAGCTGTCAGAGGG CAAATGCTCTGAGCTTGAGGAAGAGTTGAAAACTGTGACCAACAACCTGAAGTCACTGGAGGCCCAGGCAGAGAAG TACTCACAGAAGGAGGACAAGTACGAGGAGGAGATCAAAGTCCTCACCGACAAGCTGAAGGAG GCTGAGACTCGTGCTGAGTTCGCTGAGAGATCAGTAGCCAAGCTTGAGAAGACCATTGATGACCTGGAAG AGAAACTGTCACATGCTAAAGAAGAGAACCTCGACATGCACCAGATGCTGGACCAGACTCTAATGGAACTGAATAATTTGTGA
- the tpm1 gene encoding tropomyosin alpha-1 chain isoform X11, whose protein sequence is MAGVTSVEAVKRKIKSLQEQADGAEERAERLQKELLANRKAREQAEADVASLNRRIQLVEEELDRAQERLATALTKLEEAEKAADESERGMKVIENRAMKDEEKMELQEIQLKEAKHIAEEADRKYEEVARKLVIIESDLERTEERAELSEGKCSELEEELKTVTNNLKSLEAQAEKYSQKEDKYEEEIKVLTDKLKEAETRAEFAERSVAKLEKTIDDLEEKLSHAKEENLDMHQMLDQTLMELNNL, encoded by the exons ATGGCAGGAGTTACATCAGTAGAAGCAGTAAAACGTAAGATAAAATCCTTACAAGAGCAAGCAGACGGTGCTGAAGAGAGAGCCGAGAGATTACAGAAGGAGTTGCTGGCGAACAGGAAAGCAAGGGAACAA gCTGAGGCAGATGTCGCTTCACTTAACAGACGTATCCAGCTGGTTGAGGAGGAGTTGGATCGTGCTCAGGAGCGTCTGGCAACTGCCCTGACCAAGCTGGAGGAGGCTGAGAAGGCAGCTGATGAGAGCGAGAG AGGCATGAAGGTCATTGAGAACAGGGCCATGAAGGACGAGGAGAAGATGGAGCTGCAGGAGATCCAGCTCAAGGAGGCCAAGCACATCGCTGAGGAGGCTGATCGCAAATATGAGGAG GTCGCCCGTAAACTGGTCATCATTGAGAGTGATCTTGAGCGTACAGAGGAGCGCGCTGAGCTGTCAGAGGG CAAATGCTCTGAGCTTGAGGAAGAGTTGAAAACTGTGACCAACAACCTGAAGTCACTGGAGGCCCAGGCAGAGAAG TACTCACAGAAGGAGGACAAGTACGAGGAGGAGATCAAAGTCCTCACCGACAAGCTGAAGGAG GCTGAGACTCGTGCTGAGTTCGCTGAGAGATCAGTAGCCAAGCTTGAGAAGACCATTGATGACCTGGAAG AGAAACTGTCACATGCTAAAGAAGAGAACCTCGACATGCACCAGATGCTGGACCAGACTCTAATGGAACTGAATAATTTGTGA
- the tpm1 gene encoding tropomyosin alpha-1 chain isoform X9 — protein sequence MDAIKKKMQMLKLDKENALDRAEQAESDKKSAEDRSKQLEDDIRELEKKLRASEDERDKVFEEFQTAEEKLLTAEESATKAEADVASLNRRIQLVEEELDRAQERLATALTKLEEAEKAADESERGMKVIENRAMKDEEKMELQEIQLKEAKHIAEEADRKYEEVARKLVIIESDLERTEERAELSEGRARRTEEELRVLEQSMKSLNSSVIQYSQKEDKYEEEIKVLTDKLKEAETRAEFAERSVAKLEKTIDDLEEKLSHAKEENLDMHQMLDQTLMELNNL from the exons ATGGACGCCATCAAGAAGAAGATGCAGATGCTCAAGCTCGACAAGGAGAATGCCTTGGACAGAGCTGAGCAGGCCGAGTCAGACAAGAAATCAGCAGAGGACAGAAGCAAACAG TTAGAGGACGATATAAGAGAGTTGGAAAAGAAATTGCGTGCATCTGAAGACGAAAGGGATAAAGTGTTTGAGGAGTTCCAAACTGCTGAGGAAAAGCTGCTGACTGCTGAGGAGTCAGCCACCAAG gCTGAGGCAGATGTCGCTTCACTTAACAGACGTATCCAGCTGGTTGAGGAGGAGTTGGATCGTGCTCAGGAGCGTCTGGCAACTGCCCTGACCAAGCTGGAGGAGGCTGAGAAGGCAGCTGATGAGAGCGAGAG AGGCATGAAGGTCATTGAGAACAGGGCCATGAAGGACGAGGAGAAGATGGAGCTGCAGGAGATCCAGCTCAAGGAGGCCAAGCACATCGCTGAGGAGGCTGATCGCAAATATGAGGAG GTCGCCCGTAAACTGGTCATCATTGAGAGTGATCTTGAGCGTACAGAGGAGCGCGCTGAGCTGTCAGAGGG ACGAGCTCGGCGAACGGAGGAGGAGCTAAGGGTTTTGGAGCAAAGCATGAAATCACTAAACTCCTCAGTCATACAG TACTCACAGAAGGAGGACAAGTACGAGGAGGAGATCAAAGTCCTCACCGACAAGCTGAAGGAG GCTGAGACTCGTGCTGAGTTCGCTGAGAGATCAGTAGCCAAGCTTGAGAAGACCATTGATGACCTGGAAG AGAAACTGTCACATGCTAAAGAAGAGAACCTCGACATGCACCAGATGCTGGACCAGACTCTAATGGAACTGAATAATTTGTGA
- the tpm1 gene encoding tropomyosin alpha-1 chain isoform X6 — protein MDAIKKKMQMLKLDKENALDRAEQAESDKKSAEDRSKQLEDDIRELEKKLRASEDERDKVFEEFQTAEEKLLTAEESATKAEADVASLNRRIQLVEEELDRAQERLATALTKLEEAEKAADESERGMKVIENRAMKDEEKMELQEIQLKEAKHIAEEADRKYEEVARKLVIIESDLERTEERAELSEGKCSELEEELKTVTNNLKSLEAQAEKYSQKEDKYEEEIKVLTDKLKEAETRAEFAERSVAKLEKTIDDLEEKLSHAKEENLDMHQMLDQTLMELNNL, from the exons ATGGACGCCATCAAGAAGAAGATGCAGATGCTCAAGCTCGACAAGGAGAATGCCTTGGACAGAGCTGAGCAGGCCGAGTCAGACAAGAAATCAGCAGAGGACAGAAGCAAACAG TTAGAGGACGATATAAGAGAGTTGGAAAAGAAATTGCGTGCATCTGAAGACGAAAGGGATAAAGTGTTTGAGGAGTTCCAAACTGCTGAGGAAAAGCTGCTGACTGCTGAGGAGTCAGCCACCAAG gCTGAGGCAGATGTCGCTTCACTTAACAGACGTATCCAGCTGGTTGAGGAGGAGTTGGATCGTGCTCAGGAGCGTCTGGCAACTGCCCTGACCAAGCTGGAGGAGGCTGAGAAGGCAGCTGATGAGAGCGAGAG AGGCATGAAGGTCATTGAGAACAGGGCCATGAAGGACGAGGAGAAGATGGAGCTGCAGGAGATCCAGCTCAAGGAGGCCAAGCACATCGCTGAGGAGGCTGATCGCAAATATGAGGAG GTCGCCCGTAAACTGGTCATCATTGAGAGTGATCTTGAGCGTACAGAGGAGCGCGCTGAGCTGTCAGAGGG CAAATGCTCTGAGCTTGAGGAAGAGTTGAAAACTGTGACCAACAACCTGAAGTCACTGGAGGCCCAGGCAGAGAAG TACTCACAGAAGGAGGACAAGTACGAGGAGGAGATCAAAGTCCTCACCGACAAGCTGAAGGAG GCTGAGACTCGTGCTGAGTTCGCTGAGAGATCAGTAGCCAAGCTTGAGAAGACCATTGATGACCTGGAAG AGAAACTGTCACATGCTAAAGAAGAGAACCTCGACATGCACCAGATGCTGGACCAGACTCTAATGGAACTGAATAATTTGTGA
- the tpm1 gene encoding tropomyosin alpha-1 chain isoform X7 — protein MDAIKKKMQMLKLDKENALDRAEQAESDKKSAEDRSKQLEDDLVALQKKLKGTEDELDKYSEALKDAQEKLELAEKKAADAEADVASLNRRIQLVEEELDRAQERLATALTKLEEAEKAADESERGMKVIENRAMKDEEKMELQEIQLKEAKHIAEEADRKYEEVARKLVIIESDLERTEERAELSEGRARRTEEELRVLEQSMKSLNSSVIQYSQKEDKYEEEIKVLTDKLKEAETRAEFAERSVAKLEKTIDDLEEKLSHAKEENLDMHQMLDQTLMELNNL, from the exons ATGGACGCCATCAAGAAGAAGATGCAGATGCTCAAGCTCGACAAGGAGAATGCCTTGGACAGAGCTGAGCAGGCCGAGTCAGACAAGAAATCAGCAGAGGACAGAAGCAAACAG CTTGAGGACGATTTGGTAGCTCTGCAGAAGAAGCTGAAGGGAACAGAGGATGAGTTGGACAAGTATTCCGAGGCTCTTAAAGACGCCCAGGAGAAACTTGAGTTGGCTGAGAAGAAAGCCGCAGAT gCTGAGGCAGATGTCGCTTCACTTAACAGACGTATCCAGCTGGTTGAGGAGGAGTTGGATCGTGCTCAGGAGCGTCTGGCAACTGCCCTGACCAAGCTGGAGGAGGCTGAGAAGGCAGCTGATGAGAGCGAGAG AGGCATGAAGGTCATTGAGAACAGGGCCATGAAGGACGAGGAGAAGATGGAGCTGCAGGAGATCCAGCTCAAGGAGGCCAAGCACATCGCTGAGGAGGCTGATCGCAAATATGAGGAG GTCGCCCGTAAACTGGTCATCATTGAGAGTGATCTTGAGCGTACAGAGGAGCGCGCTGAGCTGTCAGAGGG ACGAGCTCGGCGAACGGAGGAGGAGCTAAGGGTTTTGGAGCAAAGCATGAAATCACTAAACTCCTCAGTCATACAG TACTCACAGAAGGAGGACAAGTACGAGGAGGAGATCAAAGTCCTCACCGACAAGCTGAAGGAG GCTGAGACTCGTGCTGAGTTCGCTGAGAGATCAGTAGCCAAGCTTGAGAAGACCATTGATGACCTGGAAG AGAAACTGTCACATGCTAAAGAAGAGAACCTCGACATGCACCAGATGCTGGACCAGACTCTAATGGAACTGAATAATTTGTGA
- the tpm1 gene encoding tropomyosin alpha-1 chain isoform X13 produces the protein MAGVTSVEAVKRKIKSLQEQADGAEERAERLQKELLANRKAREQAEADVASLNRRIQLVEEELDRAQERLATALTKLEEAEKAADESERGMKVIENRAMKDEEKMELQEIQLKEAKHIAEEADRKYEEVARKLVIIESDLERTEERAELSEGRARRTEEELRVLEQSMKSLNSSVIQYSQKEDKYEEEIKVLTDKLKEAETRAEFAERSVAKLEKTIDDLEEKLSHAKEENLDMHQMLDQTLMELNNL, from the exons ATGGCAGGAGTTACATCAGTAGAAGCAGTAAAACGTAAGATAAAATCCTTACAAGAGCAAGCAGACGGTGCTGAAGAGAGAGCCGAGAGATTACAGAAGGAGTTGCTGGCGAACAGGAAAGCAAGGGAACAA gCTGAGGCAGATGTCGCTTCACTTAACAGACGTATCCAGCTGGTTGAGGAGGAGTTGGATCGTGCTCAGGAGCGTCTGGCAACTGCCCTGACCAAGCTGGAGGAGGCTGAGAAGGCAGCTGATGAGAGCGAGAG AGGCATGAAGGTCATTGAGAACAGGGCCATGAAGGACGAGGAGAAGATGGAGCTGCAGGAGATCCAGCTCAAGGAGGCCAAGCACATCGCTGAGGAGGCTGATCGCAAATATGAGGAG GTCGCCCGTAAACTGGTCATCATTGAGAGTGATCTTGAGCGTACAGAGGAGCGCGCTGAGCTGTCAGAGGG ACGAGCTCGGCGAACGGAGGAGGAGCTAAGGGTTTTGGAGCAAAGCATGAAATCACTAAACTCCTCAGTCATACAG TACTCACAGAAGGAGGACAAGTACGAGGAGGAGATCAAAGTCCTCACCGACAAGCTGAAGGAG GCTGAGACTCGTGCTGAGTTCGCTGAGAGATCAGTAGCCAAGCTTGAGAAGACCATTGATGACCTGGAAG AGAAACTGTCACATGCTAAAGAAGAGAACCTCGACATGCACCAGATGCTGGACCAGACTCTAATGGAACTGAATAATTTGTGA
- the tpm1 gene encoding tropomyosin alpha-1 chain isoform X5 produces the protein MDAIKKKMQMLKLDKENALDRAEQAESDKKSAEDRSKQLEDDLVALQKKLKGTEDELDKYSEALKDAQEKLELAEKKAADAEADVASLNRRIQLVEEELDRAQERLATALTKLEEAEKAADESERGMKVIENRAMKDEEKMELQEIQLKEAKHIAEEADRKYEEVARKLVIIESDLERTEERAELSEGRARRTEEELRVLEQSMKSLNSSVIQYSQKEDKYEEEIKVLTDKLKEAETRAEFAERSVAKLEKTIDDLEDELYSQKLKYKAISEELDHALNDMTSI, from the exons ATGGACGCCATCAAGAAGAAGATGCAGATGCTCAAGCTCGACAAGGAGAATGCCTTGGACAGAGCTGAGCAGGCCGAGTCAGACAAGAAATCAGCAGAGGACAGAAGCAAACAG CTTGAGGACGATTTGGTAGCTCTGCAGAAGAAGCTGAAGGGAACAGAGGATGAGTTGGACAAGTATTCCGAGGCTCTTAAAGACGCCCAGGAGAAACTTGAGTTGGCTGAGAAGAAAGCCGCAGAT gCTGAGGCAGATGTCGCTTCACTTAACAGACGTATCCAGCTGGTTGAGGAGGAGTTGGATCGTGCTCAGGAGCGTCTGGCAACTGCCCTGACCAAGCTGGAGGAGGCTGAGAAGGCAGCTGATGAGAGCGAGAG AGGCATGAAGGTCATTGAGAACAGGGCCATGAAGGACGAGGAGAAGATGGAGCTGCAGGAGATCCAGCTCAAGGAGGCCAAGCACATCGCTGAGGAGGCTGATCGCAAATATGAGGAG GTCGCCCGTAAACTGGTCATCATTGAGAGTGATCTTGAGCGTACAGAGGAGCGCGCTGAGCTGTCAGAGGG ACGAGCTCGGCGAACGGAGGAGGAGCTAAGGGTTTTGGAGCAAAGCATGAAATCACTAAACTCCTCAGTCATACAG TACTCACAGAAGGAGGACAAGTACGAGGAGGAGATCAAAGTCCTCACCGACAAGCTGAAGGAG GCTGAGACTCGTGCTGAGTTCGCTGAGAGATCAGTAGCCAAGCTTGAGAAGACCATTGATGACCTGGAAG ATGAGTTGTATTCTCAGAAACTGAAGTACAAGGCCATCAGCGAGGAGCTGGACCACGCCCTCAACGACATGACCTCCAT ATAA
- the tpm1 gene encoding tropomyosin alpha-1 chain isoform X10, which produces MAGVTSVEAVKRKIKSLQEQADGAEERAERLQKELLANRKAREQAEADVASLNRRIQLVEEELDRAQERLATALTKLEEAEKAADESERGMKVIENRAMKDEEKMELQEIQLKEAKHIAEEADRKYEEVARKLVIIESDLERTEERAELSEGKCSELEEELKTVTNNLKSLEAQAEKYSQKEDKYEEEIKVLTDKLKEAETRAEFAERSVAKLEKTIDDLEDELYSQKLKYKAISEELDHALNDMTSI; this is translated from the exons ATGGCAGGAGTTACATCAGTAGAAGCAGTAAAACGTAAGATAAAATCCTTACAAGAGCAAGCAGACGGTGCTGAAGAGAGAGCCGAGAGATTACAGAAGGAGTTGCTGGCGAACAGGAAAGCAAGGGAACAA gCTGAGGCAGATGTCGCTTCACTTAACAGACGTATCCAGCTGGTTGAGGAGGAGTTGGATCGTGCTCAGGAGCGTCTGGCAACTGCCCTGACCAAGCTGGAGGAGGCTGAGAAGGCAGCTGATGAGAGCGAGAG AGGCATGAAGGTCATTGAGAACAGGGCCATGAAGGACGAGGAGAAGATGGAGCTGCAGGAGATCCAGCTCAAGGAGGCCAAGCACATCGCTGAGGAGGCTGATCGCAAATATGAGGAG GTCGCCCGTAAACTGGTCATCATTGAGAGTGATCTTGAGCGTACAGAGGAGCGCGCTGAGCTGTCAGAGGG CAAATGCTCTGAGCTTGAGGAAGAGTTGAAAACTGTGACCAACAACCTGAAGTCACTGGAGGCCCAGGCAGAGAAG TACTCACAGAAGGAGGACAAGTACGAGGAGGAGATCAAAGTCCTCACCGACAAGCTGAAGGAG GCTGAGACTCGTGCTGAGTTCGCTGAGAGATCAGTAGCCAAGCTTGAGAAGACCATTGATGACCTGGAAG ATGAGTTGTATTCTCAGAAACTGAAGTACAAGGCCATCAGCGAGGAGCTGGACCACGCCCTCAACGACATGACCTCCAT ATAA
- the tpm1 gene encoding tropomyosin alpha-1 chain isoform X12, translating to MAGVTSVEAVKRKIKSLQEQADGAEERAERLQKELLANRKAREQAEADVASLNRRIQLVEEELDRAQERLATALTKLEEAEKAADESERGMKVIENRAMKDEEKMELQEIQLKEAKHIAEEADRKYEEVARKLVIIESDLERTEERAELSEGRARRTEEELRVLEQSMKSLNSSVIQYSQKEDKYEEEIKVLTDKLKEAETRAEFAERSVAKLEKTIDDLEDELYSQKLKYKAISEELDHALNDMTSI from the exons ATGGCAGGAGTTACATCAGTAGAAGCAGTAAAACGTAAGATAAAATCCTTACAAGAGCAAGCAGACGGTGCTGAAGAGAGAGCCGAGAGATTACAGAAGGAGTTGCTGGCGAACAGGAAAGCAAGGGAACAA gCTGAGGCAGATGTCGCTTCACTTAACAGACGTATCCAGCTGGTTGAGGAGGAGTTGGATCGTGCTCAGGAGCGTCTGGCAACTGCCCTGACCAAGCTGGAGGAGGCTGAGAAGGCAGCTGATGAGAGCGAGAG AGGCATGAAGGTCATTGAGAACAGGGCCATGAAGGACGAGGAGAAGATGGAGCTGCAGGAGATCCAGCTCAAGGAGGCCAAGCACATCGCTGAGGAGGCTGATCGCAAATATGAGGAG GTCGCCCGTAAACTGGTCATCATTGAGAGTGATCTTGAGCGTACAGAGGAGCGCGCTGAGCTGTCAGAGGG ACGAGCTCGGCGAACGGAGGAGGAGCTAAGGGTTTTGGAGCAAAGCATGAAATCACTAAACTCCTCAGTCATACAG TACTCACAGAAGGAGGACAAGTACGAGGAGGAGATCAAAGTCCTCACCGACAAGCTGAAGGAG GCTGAGACTCGTGCTGAGTTCGCTGAGAGATCAGTAGCCAAGCTTGAGAAGACCATTGATGACCTGGAAG ATGAGTTGTATTCTCAGAAACTGAAGTACAAGGCCATCAGCGAGGAGCTGGACCACGCCCTCAACGACATGACCTCCAT ATAA
- the tpm1 gene encoding tropomyosin alpha-1 chain isoform X8 has product MDAIKKKMQMLKLDKENALDRAEQAESDKKSAEDRSKQLEDDIRELEKKLRASEDERDKVFEEFQTAEEKLLTAEESATKAEADVASLNRRIQLVEEELDRAQERLATALTKLEEAEKAADESERGMKVIENRAMKDEEKMELQEIQLKEAKHIAEEADRKYEEVARKLVIIESDLERTEERAELSEGRARRTEEELRVLEQSMKSLNSSVIQYSQKEDKYEEEIKVLTDKLKEAETRAEFAERSVAKLEKTIDDLEDELYSQKLKYKAISEELDHALNDMTSI; this is encoded by the exons ATGGACGCCATCAAGAAGAAGATGCAGATGCTCAAGCTCGACAAGGAGAATGCCTTGGACAGAGCTGAGCAGGCCGAGTCAGACAAGAAATCAGCAGAGGACAGAAGCAAACAG TTAGAGGACGATATAAGAGAGTTGGAAAAGAAATTGCGTGCATCTGAAGACGAAAGGGATAAAGTGTTTGAGGAGTTCCAAACTGCTGAGGAAAAGCTGCTGACTGCTGAGGAGTCAGCCACCAAG gCTGAGGCAGATGTCGCTTCACTTAACAGACGTATCCAGCTGGTTGAGGAGGAGTTGGATCGTGCTCAGGAGCGTCTGGCAACTGCCCTGACCAAGCTGGAGGAGGCTGAGAAGGCAGCTGATGAGAGCGAGAG AGGCATGAAGGTCATTGAGAACAGGGCCATGAAGGACGAGGAGAAGATGGAGCTGCAGGAGATCCAGCTCAAGGAGGCCAAGCACATCGCTGAGGAGGCTGATCGCAAATATGAGGAG GTCGCCCGTAAACTGGTCATCATTGAGAGTGATCTTGAGCGTACAGAGGAGCGCGCTGAGCTGTCAGAGGG ACGAGCTCGGCGAACGGAGGAGGAGCTAAGGGTTTTGGAGCAAAGCATGAAATCACTAAACTCCTCAGTCATACAG TACTCACAGAAGGAGGACAAGTACGAGGAGGAGATCAAAGTCCTCACCGACAAGCTGAAGGAG GCTGAGACTCGTGCTGAGTTCGCTGAGAGATCAGTAGCCAAGCTTGAGAAGACCATTGATGACCTGGAAG ATGAGTTGTATTCTCAGAAACTGAAGTACAAGGCCATCAGCGAGGAGCTGGACCACGCCCTCAACGACATGACCTCCAT ATAA
- the tpm1 gene encoding tropomyosin alpha-1 chain isoform X1 gives MDAIKKKMQMLKLDKENALDRAEQAESDKKSAEDRSKQLEDDLVALQKKLKGTEDELDKYSEALKDAQEKLELAEKKAADAEADVASLNRRIQLVEEELDRAQERLATALTKLEEAEKAADESERGMKVIENRAMKDEEKMELQEIQLKEAKHIAEEADRKYEEVARKLVIIESDLERTEERAELSEGKCSELEEELKTVTNNLKSLEAQAEKYSQKEDKYEEEIKVLTDKLKEAETRAEFAERSVAKLEKTIDDLEDELYSQKLKYKAISEELDHALNDMTSI, from the exons ATGGACGCCATCAAGAAGAAGATGCAGATGCTCAAGCTCGACAAGGAGAATGCCTTGGACAGAGCTGAGCAGGCCGAGTCAGACAAGAAATCAGCAGAGGACAGAAGCAAACAG CTTGAGGACGATTTGGTAGCTCTGCAGAAGAAGCTGAAGGGAACAGAGGATGAGTTGGACAAGTATTCCGAGGCTCTTAAAGACGCCCAGGAGAAACTTGAGTTGGCTGAGAAGAAAGCCGCAGAT gCTGAGGCAGATGTCGCTTCACTTAACAGACGTATCCAGCTGGTTGAGGAGGAGTTGGATCGTGCTCAGGAGCGTCTGGCAACTGCCCTGACCAAGCTGGAGGAGGCTGAGAAGGCAGCTGATGAGAGCGAGAG AGGCATGAAGGTCATTGAGAACAGGGCCATGAAGGACGAGGAGAAGATGGAGCTGCAGGAGATCCAGCTCAAGGAGGCCAAGCACATCGCTGAGGAGGCTGATCGCAAATATGAGGAG GTCGCCCGTAAACTGGTCATCATTGAGAGTGATCTTGAGCGTACAGAGGAGCGCGCTGAGCTGTCAGAGGG CAAATGCTCTGAGCTTGAGGAAGAGTTGAAAACTGTGACCAACAACCTGAAGTCACTGGAGGCCCAGGCAGAGAAG TACTCACAGAAGGAGGACAAGTACGAGGAGGAGATCAAAGTCCTCACCGACAAGCTGAAGGAG GCTGAGACTCGTGCTGAGTTCGCTGAGAGATCAGTAGCCAAGCTTGAGAAGACCATTGATGACCTGGAAG ATGAGTTGTATTCTCAGAAACTGAAGTACAAGGCCATCAGCGAGGAGCTGGACCACGCCCTCAACGACATGACCTCCAT ATAA
- the tpm1 gene encoding tropomyosin alpha-1 chain isoform X4 → MDAIKKKMQMLKLDKENALDRAEQAESDKKSAEDRSKQLEDDIRELEKKLRASEDERDKVFEEFQTAEEKLLTAEESATKAEADVASLNRRIQLVEEELDRAQERLATALTKLEEAEKAADESERGMKVIENRAMKDEEKMELQEIQLKEAKHIAEEADRKYEEVARKLVIIESDLERTEERAELSEGKCSELEEELKTVTNNLKSLEAQAEKYSQKEDKYEEEIKVLTDKLKEAETRAEFAERSVAKLEKTIDDLEDELYSQKLKYKAISEELDHALNDMTSM, encoded by the exons ATGGACGCCATCAAGAAGAAGATGCAGATGCTCAAGCTCGACAAGGAGAATGCCTTGGACAGAGCTGAGCAGGCCGAGTCAGACAAGAAATCAGCAGAGGACAGAAGCAAACAG TTAGAGGACGATATAAGAGAGTTGGAAAAGAAATTGCGTGCATCTGAAGACGAAAGGGATAAAGTGTTTGAGGAGTTCCAAACTGCTGAGGAAAAGCTGCTGACTGCTGAGGAGTCAGCCACCAAG gCTGAGGCAGATGTCGCTTCACTTAACAGACGTATCCAGCTGGTTGAGGAGGAGTTGGATCGTGCTCAGGAGCGTCTGGCAACTGCCCTGACCAAGCTGGAGGAGGCTGAGAAGGCAGCTGATGAGAGCGAGAG AGGCATGAAGGTCATTGAGAACAGGGCCATGAAGGACGAGGAGAAGATGGAGCTGCAGGAGATCCAGCTCAAGGAGGCCAAGCACATCGCTGAGGAGGCTGATCGCAAATATGAGGAG GTCGCCCGTAAACTGGTCATCATTGAGAGTGATCTTGAGCGTACAGAGGAGCGCGCTGAGCTGTCAGAGGG CAAATGCTCTGAGCTTGAGGAAGAGTTGAAAACTGTGACCAACAACCTGAAGTCACTGGAGGCCCAGGCAGAGAAG TACTCACAGAAGGAGGACAAGTACGAGGAGGAGATCAAAGTCCTCACCGACAAGCTGAAGGAG GCTGAGACTCGTGCTGAGTTCGCTGAGAGATCAGTAGCCAAGCTTGAGAAGACCATTGATGACCTGGAAG ATGAGTTGTATTCTCAGAAACTGAAGTACAAGGCCATCAGCGAGGAGCTGGACCACGCCCTCAACGACATGACCTCCATGTAA